The following is a genomic window from Zalophus californianus isolate mZalCal1 chromosome 10, mZalCal1.pri.v2, whole genome shotgun sequence.
AGTGTGTCTGCTCAGAGGCTCCAGATgtccaggaggaggctggggccaaGGCATATCCTGCTGTCCTCAGTGCCTGGGGCAGCCCTCTGAGCCCAGCGCAGTGTCCccacagcggggggggggggggggggggggggggggggcaggagctACGGGTGCTGCCCAGCACACCTCCCTACACGAACCCCCCTGTCGGAGGACAGGCAGCTGTCGTGGGCAGCTTGCCCCAGCTGCCTTTTCCCGGGTGCTCCGCGGCCCTCAGCTGAAGGGAACTCGGGgtgcgcggggcggggggggaacaCACACCCCCAGGTCCTCCGTGCCCGTGAGGCCGGGAACCAGCCCTGCCCAAGCACGAAGCTTCCCAGTGGCCCCCACACCGTCTGGGCCCAACACTCCCCTTGCTCTCGGCCCCTGGAGGTGCTCTGGGAACTTAAAAGACAGAGCAGTGGCCTCGCGGGCCGACTaggtgcccccgccccccccgggcTTCCCAGACACAAGAACACAGCCCTCGCTGCTCACACCTGCCGTGCTTTCCGTCCACAACTGTCCCGTACTCCGGCCGGGGCACAGCTAGCCACCTGGGCCGCCCGCCGCTCCATCCTCCGTGGGGAGCACCGTCATGCATTGGTGACCCTGCGCCTACCCCCCGAGGCCCTTGGAGCCAGGGCCCCAGCTCTCCCCGTCCGCCTTCACCCCACTCTAAAGATGGTCTGGCCACTGGTCTCGGAAGAGGAGGGGCCTTTCTCTTCAGGGACGAGGGACCGTCCCTGCCGGCAGGTCCATGAGCAAACCACCCGCCACGGGGCAACAACCCGAACCCAACACGCTTTCACGCATAAGGAACAAAGGGACAGCCAGGCCTGAGAGCCTCCAAGCACGGGGTCAGCCCCTGGGCACCACACCTGCCACCCCAGGAGTCCACATCCCCCTTCCAGACGGTAAAAGGCTCTGAAAGAACTTTTTCATAGGTTTGTAGCAAACTCTCCTGGCAGCCACCTGTGACCCGAACTAACTCGTGGCCACGTACGGTCATAATTCATCCACTGCACATGAATATTCACGTCCTGCTGCAAAAATATTAATGTTCTCACCATGGGTACTGCCCCAGACCCCAGAAACAATGCTGGCATAATTTACAGTTTCTAAAGATCCAGAATCTTCTGAATTGAGAAACACAATCTGATCTCTGGGCCACTTTTGATGGAGCAAGACTCCAGGCTGCAGAGCAAACCTGTCCCCAGCGCCTGTCCCCGTGAGGCACCACAGGAGGGAGGGGACGCCCCGGGACAACCCTGACGCAGGCTGCCTCCCGCCCGTCTCTCCCAAATGGCGTCACAGGCTATTTCTCTCCGcaacctccccccgccccgccccgaaAGGCCCCAGTCAGCTCAGAACGAGCTTCAACTCTCAACCGGCTCAGAATCCACACTGAGCGGGCAGCCCCCCAGAGCCTGGAAGCCGCGCCCCGTTCTTGAGCAAtccgctgggggggggggggcgggcagggaagGATGTGGAAGCTGGAGAACCTGGGAACTGACAAATTCTGAACACGCTCATTTAACTCCTGGCTCTGACCCTAGGGAGAAAGTGGCCACTGGGCATCTGTGCAGAGCAGGCCTGGGCCAGGCTCTCGGGCAGCGAGGCAACAGACCGGCCACCGAGGCCCGAGGGGAGTGAGCGCTCGGCTGCCCCGGGGACCAGCCATCCGCGAACGGTGGCCCCCACACGTCCCTCCTGCACGTCCCGtaactcctccccccaccccgccggccCTCAGGGCCACAAGCTCCAGCAGCCCTCGGTGCATCCCCAGTTACGCACTCAGGGCGGCATGCAGCCCGGGGGCAGCCCCCAGACCGGCCCTCACTGGAAGGCCGAGTCTCAGGGAAGAGGGAGCGGAGGACTTCCTCCAGGTGGCCTTCAGCGGGAGCCAAGGCTTGGGGACCAGATGCCCAAAGCACCCAGCCAACCGGCTCATACCGCACCCACTTGGGAGGCGCCTCTTATGGCCTTGTGCTTTCCCAGGGCCTCCACTACACATAGGCACAGAGGGTAGGTGCCCCAGGgacggggggtggggagcactgGTTGCGGGAGGAGGTGCGGAGCACCCAGGCCTACCGGAGGAAGCCCCCGGCATTCCTTGAGTGCTCCCATGAGCTGCGCACCCTGCCCAGCACAGCCCAGGGCACGAGTCCCAGCTCATCCGGgtgctgcccccttccccccccccccccccccgccccccgtcagGCTGGGCAGAACCCACAGGACCGCGGCCCTGGGCAGGGCCCATCCTGGCGGCCTGTTTTCCTGCCGGCCCAGGCCCGGGGGCTGCTTCAGGGCAAGGCCGGAGCGCTGGTTTTGTGGTCCTAGACGCCGGATGAGCTggggcccccccgccccctgcccgcaACCCACTGACCAGACGCCCTCCTCTCAGGACCCCTCCACACACCGCACCCCGTCCCCCCATGCCCTGTGTCATACCCTCAGCCTGCCTGGAGCCTCTCTCTCGGCTGCCAAGGCCCCGCTCATTTCTGGATCGCCTTGTACCCCTCGGGTGACCCCCAAAACTAAGTACCAGTGACACCCAGCCAGTGTCAgtggggagccccaggcaggccAGGCTTTATGCACACTCTGGCCTTTGACCCCTTGCTGCACAGGGAACCTTTCCAACAGGCGGCCCCACGGCAGCCCGGGGTGAACCAAGCCGGGCCTGGGCTCCCAGACTCTGGGGGCTGCCACCTCCCCTCACCCTGCACTGAGGGAcagcccagcccccccccccccccccccccagggaagGACCAGCTTCAGAGAGGCCAGGGCCTGGCCAGAGCCCTGCCCGGGCAAGATGGCGCCAAGTCCAGACAGACAGGGGTGAAATGAGCACGCTCCTCTGCTGGGCCCCCAAGGAAAGCTTTCTCATAGCCCACTGGAAAGGGAAGATGGGGTCAGGCTGCTTAAGATGAGGGCCAAGTGACAAGTGACACAGGCCTCTTACGCCAAGCCTCCCTCAGAAGGAATCGCAGACGTGTGACTTGGGCAAATCCCTGCCAAACTACCgggagggaaggggacagagcCTGGCGGGCTGGACGGAAAGGGAGACAGTGTGGTCACATGACAAGTGGCCGTCTCCCAACTCCAGATGCCAGACACTGGCCTCGCTGGACTGTGCCCCAGGGGCACCTCTCCACTCTCCCCAGAGGGGAGCCGCCCCAGGGCCACGCACCCGCTCCCCGAACCACAGGAGAACCTCCGTGGGAAGCGCCcggcctctccctccttcccgctGCCCACCTCCCAGGTCCCCACTCCCCCGCCCGCTGCCTAGGAAGCTGGCCTCCCGGGGCCAAGGGGCTGCCCACTGTCCAGCAGCAGAGGGCACCACGGGTGGAGGGTGGGGACGCTCACACACAAAGCACCCAGGTACTGGGGGGAGCCCTTCCTGCCAGCACCCATCTGCCTCAACGCGCAGGCCAAGAGCGATCACGGGGCCGGGCCAAGAGGGAGTCCGCGCGTTAGCTTCCAACTCAGTCCCCAAACTTGCTCTCAGAGCACCCCCTCCTCACTGCTACCACCCAGAGGCAGGGAGGATGGTGATCCCGACATGAAAAGCCTGTCCCCACTGCTGGCGCCCCACACCTCGGCCTTCGGGCAGCCGACCGCGATCCAGATTCTGCAGGAGCGGGGCCCTGGGACCCCGTCTGCAGAAGCCACAGGCCTCCGAAACGGCAGGGCTcccgccgggggggggggggggggggcaggaaagtgctccccacccagcagccaCGGGGGCCTTGCCGCTAGTCTCTGAGCACAGGCGCTTGGTCCAGGAAGGGCTTCAAGGAGCACCCCAAAACACCCCCACTTCCCAGGTGGGAAAACATGGCCGGGATCTGAACGCAGCGCCTGCGGCAGGCTGCGAACCGGCTGCACACAACACTCAGCCGTGGCCCGGAGACGCTGAGATCCCCGCCGGACTGCCCCGCCCCAGACACCTTCCTCCGCTCGGGAGATCACGCAAAGATTTTCCCGCCCAAACACAGGCCCTTGGAATCCTCCAGCTGGCCCGGGTGGGGGCAGAAGGGCTGAGCACCCAGCGCCAGCCTCAGAGCCAAAGACAGCGGGGTTCCCATCACCCACCTCTGCACACAACCCCCCAAGACTCCCACTCGCTCTCTTCACAGGCGACCGAGCCCTGACCCCGCCAGCCAAGCAGCCTTCGGGGAGCCCCCAGGCCACGCCCCTTCTTCCCACCTTTGTGCCTTCAAACCCCAACAGCTGTGACGCCCCCAGATGCCCGTGGCGAGAATGGTGTCCAGGAGGGTGCAAGTCATCTTTCCCCCAACCCCTGTTACGTTTCCCCAAAGGCTGTATCAGAAGACACACCTGTCCTGAGCCAACAGACAAGGTCCCCGGCCGGCCCACAGCCCTCCCCCTACTAGGCTCTGGGAGTCCAGCGTCCTACCCCCCATCTCTGTGaggccctccccctcccacacagTTGACCCCTGTGACTCTGAAATCTTTAACTTCCCCTTGACTCTGCTCCCGACCTTCCAGATACACCTTGGACGTTAAGTCTCGGTGTAAGCCGGCGTTTCTCAATTCCATCTCAGACTTCAACTTCCTCCTCCCCGACAAGCTGAAGACCTGCACTCGTGCATCAAGCAGGCAAGGACCGAGTCTTATCTGAATGGGAACCCGCGTGACCCACGCAGAACAAGCTTGGAGCTAGCTGCAGCTGGGACCCTATAAAACCAGTTGCAAGACCCTGGAGGCTTTGGTTTGAGAATACGAAAAACAGCTCCTGCCCCACACAACGAACCACAGTGTTCCCATCCTCCTCCAGCCAATGGCCCCGCGCCGTGGATGTTGCTCCCCTGGCCCTCCTGGACCTCGGGATCCTTGGACACACCGGCCATCTGAGTCAGGGCTCTCCTGACAGGGCACTTCTCGCTGCCCTTCCCGGTAAAAGGCAACCTTCCCCCACCTTCAAGAACCAACTGCAGGTTCCAGAACCAGGGACACCAGGTGTTAACATTTCTGCATCCCACTCATCCAGGACTCAAGGGCCCCAAAACCACTCAACTCCGCAGGAAAGGGAACCCCTCCCCGATGACCCATGAAACAATGTGAGACCTAAGGACAAACGAACCCACTCTTGCCCACACCGCAGGTCAGCTGCTTGTCCCAAGACTGGCCCACCTCCCGGCGAGTCTGCCTTCCTGAGGCTCGCGCGGTGGGGGACCAGTGTTCCCCACCCCGGCCTGTGACATACCTGCAGACTGGGCAGCCTCCAACGACAACGATGGAATTGGCAGGGTACCTGGTGACATTTCGACTGTGGATGTTGTAGACCCTGGGATGGTGGGTGGGTATCCCTGTGGGCAGGAAGGCACATCAGAAAGGGGCCGGGAGGAAAACCGGGAAGTTTGAGGGCTACTTCTCCTGGCGGCCCCCCGTCCCGacacccaccccgcccccgcaccCGAACTTATCCTTTCCAAAATCCAGACAACGGCCCGCCTCCACTAAGTGCCCGTTATGGGCTTTACTGGGTGCTAGTTTGCAGAGAGCACCTGGCCAACGAAGTTAATGGGAAACCGGGCCGCGGCGCTTCCCGGGATGGGCGGGCCCAGGGCTCGCGACCCCCCAGGTCGGCGGAGGGCCCGACAGCGGGCTCCCGGTGCGGGAGACTCCCCAGCCACCCCCGTCCCCACGAGCTCGGCGTTCCCGGCCCCGGGGCAGCCCCTCGGCAGTGCCCGCGCgggggttccccccccccccccgcagagcACGGCCGGGCCGCGCCCCCCGCCACAGCGGTGTCCGGAGAAAAGTTGGTTTCGGGGTTAAAGGTCGCCAAAGGACCGGGCCCAAAGTTTGCTCCCGGGGCCGCGGGCCCGgcgcccagcccctgccccggcccGCAACCCCCGGCCGCCGGGCGCACCTGTGACGAGGTAGGGGtagggcggcggcgggggcgcggcGGGGATGGCGCCGTAGCCGTGCGGGCCGCACGCGAAGTCGCCCTGGCCGGCCTCCAGGTTGTAGGCGGGCGGCCGCTCCTGCAGCAGGGGCTTGTGGTCCATGGCGGGCGGCGCCCACCGCGCCCGGCCCGGCTCCCGCCTGGACTCCCGCAAGGACTCCCGCTCCCGCGCCGGCTCGGACTCGCGCGGACGCCCGGACCCGGCGGCGGGACCCGCTCctcgcgggcggcggcggcggcggcggcggcggcggcggctgcggggCTGGGCCCCTCTCCGAGGCGGGCGCCGCGGGCTTCCCCTCCGCGCCTCCCCCCGGCCAGTCACAAGACCCGGGTCACGTGGCGCGGCTCCCGGCGGGGGTgaggcgcggggcggggccggcgcgGCGTCTTAAAGGGGCCGTGCCAGCCCCGGGCCGCCCGGTCGGCCACTTGTCGGCCTTGACCGCGCGCGCTTCCTCGCCCCGGTTCCACGGCCACGCAGACCGCCGCCACGAGGAGACTCCGCGCCACACACACGACTACAAGGAGATGCCGCACGGGGGTCTCGACCTTTATGGCCCGCGGACTCCGCCCCTTCCAGCGCCTGGGCCCGCCCCACCCATCTCCCAGCGGAGACCCCCTTGGCCCCGGGGGAGATCCGATCGCCCGAACCCACTCACCACGGGGAAGGGCAGGGGCCCGGGGCGGCCAGGAGGAGAGTCCAGGAGGGGCGAGTCCCCCGGCCGTCTCCTGGTTGTCACCGCCTCGGGGCAAAGGGGCCGGGGCCTCCGCGTTCCGAGGGACCCGGGATCCCAACCAGGGCGGCGGCCCGGGTCAGTGGAAGTGCAAACTCCTGCAGGAAAAAGCAGGGCGTGCTTCTCAGCCGTGCCTGCTCGCGCTCAGCTGATGTTCATTCCCTCGGTTTTCTTCTTGATGAATTAAATTAGGTAATTTCTAGGAGTTGTAGCCGCTGATTACAAATAATTCCCCGCTTGGGGACAAAACCCTAAAGATTAAGCACCTACCATGTGACAAGCACCGTCCCTCCCTCGTTCGTCGGTTTTGCTGATCGTCACAACCACCCGGGACGTACTTAAAAGTCCCAGTCCACAGCCCGGGGACCGAGGCTCAGGCAAGGGGAGTGGCCTAAACCTGACGCAAAGACCAACCACTAGGTCGGGTTCCCTCACTGAAGCGTTTTTACTGCTGCCCGCTAACGCTTAATGGGCTTGTaataaaacttggaaaagaaGGATCTGCAAGCTTACAGCCCCTGAAATTTGCAGCTCCTTTAGGCCTTTCCAGGGCCTTCTGTAGCATTTGGTGTCTCATGTGATCTGCAGATTGATCTAGCATGAGGACAAAGGACAGCTCAGACCCCaccttatttttaacttttcctcaGAGACCATCTTCTCCCTGGGCTACAAACTTAGCTCCTCAAAGCCCATCTCCTGTACTGGTCATCATCATCCCAGCGTCCTGTGGGGGAGAAGTGAGGGGCGGGCCTGGCCGGCATTAAGGGAGAGCCAGGTCAAGAATGGAGCCTGGACGAGAGTGACCAAGGACTCTGCAGCCAGCAGGGGTCCtggcctgagagagagagatggcccCACAGTGAGAGCCCCTCCAAGGAAGAACAGGGGTGCATCCCCAACCTCACCAACCAGTGAAAAGTGGGCTTGGGTCAAGCCCGCTGACACCTGGACAGCTGTGGACACCCCGATGGGCCCCCATCCTTCCCCCACCTTGCAACTGCTCATGAGGTAGCTCAGTGAGGTCCTTACCTGTTGGACCAAAGGTAAAGTTGGCTGATGTCCCCTCAGTTTCCTGGTTAATTTTCCCTTCTTCATGTACCTTTGTTTACTAATTCAAACTCCACAAAACCCTTGGCCCCTGGCTCCCTTCTCCAGTAAttggttcccccccacccccaccccagcagtgTCCCCTAGCTTGGAAATCCATGTTCATGAATGAGAGGGCATGGCTTGGGATTTCCCAACATCACTTTGGTGGACATTGCTCACAGACACAAAATAGGTCCTGCCCCTTCATTCAGGATCACGCTGAATGTGACCTGTTATCCTGGGTTCTGCCTTGCAaggcctggggcggggcgggggggggggggggggggggggggggggtggggacaaaGATGACAGGCCGGGGACACACAAAAGCAGCAGTGTGGTAAGGAGTTAGACAGTAAACTCACAATGGCAGTGCAGTGAGGTATGTGCAGTGAGAGGGTTGGGAGTGCCCATGAACCCTGGGGGCCCTAAGAGGACCAGGGCAGAAGTCCCATCTAGAATGCCAGTGGTGACTCGGCCCGAGGGACCAGGGGACCAGCATTCCAGGCAGCATGAACTCCCAACCCAAAGAGCAGCCCACTGCCTGCCAAGGCCGAGTCACTTGGTGTGATCGGAAGCCCGAGAGGGTCTCCAGTAAGCAAGGGCGGGGCTGGCCAGAAGAGGTGGGGCCCAGATGCTGGAGGTGGGATAGCATCCCGTTAGAGCTTACGGCACAACTGCCAGAGTTTAAACAGGGGAGGAGCAGCCTCAGATTTGCACGTTAGAAAACAATGGCTCTGGCAGCAGTGTAGGGGGTAGTTCAGAGGCAGGGCATCAAGGAGGGAGGGACAGCTGTGGAGGTGGAGAGGAAAGCGGGAAGAGAGTTCAAGAACCCACGGGGACTTGGTCACCTCCTGGACGGATGTGGACTAGGCATGATGCTCAGGTTTCTGGCCCAGGTGACAGTGTTGCCAGAACATGGACATGAACCAAAAGAAGCTGTCTGGAGGGGACACGTGGGGAGGCCAGGCCCAGACAGGCTGACTCTGTGCATGCATATCCCGAAGAAACACCTAACCAGAGGAAGGCTGCGCAGGAAGAAAACTACGAAGCATTAGCCTTATGATAAAGATCTGAGACAGTCTGAGTGGCTGACAGCCGATCAcccactcaacaagtatttatggagCACATACTCTGCCCAGGATGCAACAAAACTGGCAACATCCCGCCTCGTGGAGCTACACTCCAAGGGGGGTGGAGGCAGTCATAGAAAGTGGTGAGTGCTAGAGGGGAGAAATGAGCAGGGTCAAGGGCATGGGGGCGAGGTGGCCAAGGCGGTGCAGTGGTGTGTGATCTTGCATCGGTGTTTGGAGTGGGCGCATCAAGGTGAGCAGAGCCTGGAGGGAGGTCAGAGTTAGCCGTGAGACCAAGAAGGACCAGCTTCTGTTTGTTGACCTGGGTtctgaggggaaggaagggaacagCATGTGTATGTCCTGGTGGGAACAATCCTCATGGGAAGAGGATATGGGagaaagaggggagaaggggcCCCGTGCTGGGATCCCAGGGTCACCCCCAGAAATGGGAGAAGGTGGCGCATGTGGGAGCACTCTCCTGCATGCTTCTGTTTTCTGTATGACACAGGAAGCAAGGTCAGCAGTGAGACCAAGGCTAAGGGAGGGGCGCTGGGGTtccaggaaagaagaggaagtagGGAAGTTACCGAGGACAATGGGCCCTTGGCGAGGCTAGAGAGTCGGGACTTGACCACACGGCAGTGTAAGGGCTGACCGAGACCAGTGATGCTACTTCAGAGCGGGACCAGGAATACTCTCGCCTATGTTACAAGAACGAGATGAGCCCcgaatggagtcacttgtgctcaGCCCCAcgtcagcaaaccaagacttaacacCCAGCCAAACTGCAGTTCAACCCTTCGCAGGAGCGCGGTTTTAAACCAGTCAATCTGGAATTTCCTGGCCAGCAGCAGTGAGGTGATCCACCTGACAGAACCCTTCTAACCCCTTAATCTGCTCTCTCCTCGCCCTGCCCCCCTCGGCCTACAAGTCTCCCGTTTTGTGTAGCTCTCTGGAGCTCCTATCTGCAGGATGGGACGCTGCCCCCTTCACAAGTCACTGAGTAAAGtcaatttgatctttaaatttactcagtcGAGGTTATAAACACCTCAGTTCTTCCTCGGGGCCAACCCATGAAGTAGACTTGGACGGCCCCCAACTGCTTGACTCAGGTCCTGTAACTTTTCCAAGGCCTCCCGGCCAGGAAAGCTGGATCTTCAGATCCCACATTGGCATTCCCGCCACCAGTGATCCCGGTACCCTGCCTCCACGCAAAGGGCACAGGAAAAGCCAGCCACTGCCGATTTTAACAGAAATACACTCCGACTGAAGAGTTGGAACATATCTTCCTCTGTGCACATTTTTCAGATAGCTGAAATTCTGCATGTTCATATCACgcatacattgatttttttttttttttagtattgccACGTCCATAAAAGTGAGGAAATATGATTTTAATTGCTATGTGTACAGGTCTTCGCTGGGAGCACTCTGCAGGGGACCTGGTCAGGCAGTGCACGTGCTGGCCCCTGCCTGGGAGGTGCCACTGTCCTCCAGACCTTGACAGTCACCAAGGACTCTCCTCAGATGTAGCCAGAGGAAACTAAAACAAGGATCCATGTCCCTTTTTGCAGAGTGCTAATTACCCATCACGTGAGTGTCTTGCACATTCAGGAATCTAGCATCTCACGTGGTTAGgattgtggcaaaaaaaaaaggaagaagaagaaagaagaaagaagaaagaagaagaagaagaagaagaagaagaagaagaagaagaagaagaagaagaagaagaagaagaagagaagaagaaaagaagaagaaaagaagaagaagaaaagaagaaaagaagaagaaaagaagaaaagaagaagaaggagaagagaaggagaaggggaaggggaaggggaaggggaaggggaaggggaaggggaaggggaaggggaaggggaaggagaaggagaaggagaagaagaagaaaagaaagcagcagtaaatatttcaaaatccaaGGCTGTAACCAATTACAAGCGCCTGGCTCAGAGAAGGTGCTCaccaaatatttgctaaatgtttATCTTAGATAAACACtaagttttaagttttatggTAAGCTGGTGGTAAACCTTATAATTCTACTAGGCaaatatttctacatattttataaattaagtacATACGTTTCTATGCAACACAGGTGACAATTTcacgctgggtcacagggtaattcttatcaaaatataaatatatattactatatttaattCCATACTACACCCTTCATTCTCTAAGAGGTGGTCCCCGCTCCATAGGTCTACCCGGTAGAACACACTCATGCAATGACATATAAAAAATGTCTAAGTCAACATTATCCAGCAATTCTCACAAGAACAAAGAGCAAATTCTGGATAGCAAGTTTCTAGCTAAATAAGTTTCCAAGTAGCTGTACCCAAGACCCCTGAAAAGCCGCTCTGTATTAATGGATGTAACCAATGTATCTGGACTAATAATAGGCAAAAACATGGCAGTCAAACACGTTTGTGGCAACCACATGCAAAATTAACTTAACACCTTTTATCTCTGCCATATGCAGAGTAACGGAACAGGGTGCTTTTCCAAGACTTCTTGATTGGGGGCACGGGGGCGTCCAAAAAAACTGTAGCCAAATGTGGATGTTGAAGGCAGCACTCAGAGGAAGTGGGCTGAGGTTGGAACAACAGCTGGTTGCTGTCCAGGTTTCTACAAACTGAGAACAGCTCTTGTCTGAGCTCGTCACTTAACCTTTGTAAGCCAGGCTCTCTCATACTAAGACTTCAAGCATCCTCTCGACACTCTAACAATGTCTCCTCTGTGGGGGCATGTCTACCTTCTCATCTGCCACAATGACGGTATAACCATTTCTGAACGGAACTTACAGGGAGAAACCCAACCTTTGTCACGCCGTTGTGTGGTGGGTACTGTGTGGGGAAGCAGATCAGGGCCAGGATATGCAGATTTTTATTTCCCCCAGTTGACATATAAGGAAAGCACCTCTCTCTCCACTAAGTGAGGCCC
Proteins encoded in this region:
- the BRI3 gene encoding brain protein I3, with the translated sequence MDHKPLLQERPPAYNLEAGQGDFACGPHGYGAIPAAPPPPPYPYLVTGIPTHHPRVYNIHSRNVTRYPANSIVVVGGCPVCRVGVLEDSFTFLGIFLAIILFPFGFICCFALRKRRCPNCGANFT